AACGAGCAAGATCTTGTCGTTTTTTTAATCGGGATGCGCATCAATCGACGTCGTGCCGTTCACAAATGGTGGCCTGTTTTTCAAGCAATGCCAGCCATGATTAAGGAACTACATCAAAACAAAGAAGAACTCGGCTTTTTATCAATGGAAAGCTATTTCGGCCTGCGGACGACGGTGATGATTCAATATTGGCGGTCGACCACCGAATTGATCGCGTATGCCAAAGGAGAGAAGCATTTAGCTGCGTGGAAGCACTTTAATCAAAAGATTGGAAATAATGATGCGGTCGGTATTTATCACGAAACCTTTGAAGTTGCGGCAGGCCGATATGAATCCGTGTATAGAAACATGCCGAAGTATGGTCTCGCTCAAGCGATCAACCATATTCCAATCACTAAAGAACGCACATCTGCTCATAAACGACTCTACTCCAAGCAACGATGACAAACATATTTACGAGATCGCTTATCACACTTGTATAAGTGTTTCCGACGTTGCTATTCATTTCATCAGGGAGGACATTTAACATGTTTACCATCTTCTTAATCATACACATCAGCACGGGATTTATTTGTTTAATCACCGGCGTCATCGCCATGACTTCACGCAAGACATTGGGAAAACACTCGTTATCGGGCGAGCTGTATCATTGGTCATACGTTTTTGTCTTTATCACAACGGTTGTCATGTCCATCATTCATTGGGAAGACAGTGCACACCTCTTTTATATCGGCGCTTTTTCTTATGCCCTTGCTTTCATCGGCTATGTAGCAGCTAAAGTCCGGAAAAAGTATTGGCTTCGGTCGCATATCGGGGGAATGCTCGGTTCTTATATCGGTGTCGTCACGGCAACAATTGTCGTAAACGTCCCGAAAATACCGGTGCTAAACGACCTGCCCCCATTATTGTTTTGGTTTTTACCAACGTTGATAGGCACACCCTTGATTTTTAACGTTGTCAAAAAGTATACACTTCAAATGAACTCATAAACTCCCTTTTCTCGAAGCTGTCTCACATGTTGTGAAACGGCTTTTTTTGATTGTGTGCGGCCATTCTTCACCTTTATCTTAAATGGCATTTCGATGATTTACATCATTTGATTTTTAGCAAACCGTCCAAAAAATTTTCACAACCCTCTTTAAGATCGGTTTAAATTTACCGATATGAATACTGTCTTCATCATAGCATTCAAATCCTATGTATTTGGTCCTAGGCATGCAGCGCTCAGATAGGTGATTTTTGGCTAGAACCTACATATTTTCATAAAAAACCCACATTTCGTTTAAAAATTCAAACGCATTTTACAGACATCTAGGAGGCCTATATGAAACGACAACCGAAAAGCACAGAGCAAAATTTCGTTCAGCGGATTTTTGGTAGCATTTCTACAAAATTATCTCTTATTCTCCTCATAGCGATTGTGTTCGTTTTTTCCGTGACAGGTTTCCTCATATATTCGTTTACACAGTCATTATTGGTTACAAAGATTGAGGAAAATTTAATGACTAAAAGTACTGCGATTTCCGATGAGGTAGACAGCATGTTTTCCGAAAAAGCCGCGATTGTCCGGCAAATAGCTGCGAATCAGCAGATGATAAACTTTTTAACTTCAACAACATCCGACGTTCAGTCCAATAGTGATTTTACAGAAATTATGCAGTCATTAGACAATGTAACGCAATCAGATGAAAACATTGGTTCGGCATGGGCTGCCAGTCACCAAGCGAGCTTCTTACTTGGTAGTGGCAATGCGATCCAGACGTCGGGATATGATATACAAAGTCGACCGTGGTATGAACCTGCGCTCGCAAATCAAGACGTCTTTTTCACAGAAGCGTATGAAGATGCCCTTTCCGGAAAATGGTGCTAAGTGCCGTTCAGTCTGTCGAGGTTGCTGGTAACACAGTAGGCTTTGTAGGGGTCGATGTGCTATTAGATAACCTACCACAGCTCATGGAAGCGCATCATCTTGGCAACGACGGATATGCCTTCTTACTTTCCAAGGACGGCACCTTTTTATATCACCCAGATAAAGAGATAGCGAACACCAACCTCACCGAACTTCCAGCTGAAGCAGGCAAACTCGGCGAAAAAATGATCAATGGAGAGTCTGGATTGCAACTCCTTCCAGTCAATGAACGAAACGAATATATCGGCTACTCTCCTGTAACGACGACAAATTGGTCCGTCGGTACATCTTTACCTGAGTCCGAAGCTTTGGCAAGCCTAGAAACATTCTCAATGCAAATG
This genomic interval from Litoribacterium kuwaitense contains the following:
- a CDS encoding cache domain-containing protein, encoding MVLSAVQSVEVAGNTVGFVGVDVLLDNLPQLMEAHHLGNDGYAFLLSKDGTFLYHPDKEIANTNLTELPAEAGKLGEKMINGESGLQLLPVNERNEYIGYSPVTTTNWSVGTSLPESEALASLETFSMQMLLYFAISCILLICIVYFVASYMLKPIPKMMSVLKQLASGDLTPRLHIQSKDEM
- a CDS encoding DUF2306 domain-containing protein produces the protein MFTIFLIIHISTGFICLITGVIAMTSRKTLGKHSLSGELYHWSYVFVFITTVVMSIIHWEDSAHLFYIGAFSYALAFIGYVAAKVRKKYWLRSHIGGMLGSYIGVVTATIVVNVPKIPVLNDLPPLLFWFLPTLIGTPLIFNVVKKYTLQMNS
- a CDS encoding DUF4188 domain-containing protein, which produces MGKNIFTGGFTTENEQDLVVFLIGMRINRRRAVHKWWPVFQAMPAMIKELHQNKEELGFLSMESYFGLRTTVMIQYWRSTTELIAYAKGEKHLAAWKHFNQKIGNNDAVGIYHETFEVAAGRYESVYRNMPKYGLAQAINHIPITKERTSAHKRLYSKQR